In Thermococcus thioreducens, a genomic segment contains:
- a CDS encoding cyclase family protein: MIVDLSVPLSDETPVYPDDPPVSVRLWAVIDRDGYYMNALKLGEHTGTHVDAPAHFIPGGKTVDEMPLEKFIGRGLVLDVRAGDGPVKLDEIPDEGYFDRVVLFLTGGRELSPEVALFLVAEGAKAVGTDAMSIGDDAVHRILLSAEVPVFENLANLELLVGREFTFMAFPLKIEGGSGSPVRAVAFVE, translated from the coding sequence ATGATAGTTGACCTCTCGGTGCCTCTCTCAGATGAGACCCCGGTATATCCCGATGACCCCCCGGTGAGCGTTAGGCTCTGGGCGGTTATCGATAGGGATGGCTACTACATGAACGCCCTTAAGCTCGGTGAGCACACCGGAACCCACGTTGACGCCCCTGCGCACTTCATTCCCGGTGGGAAGACCGTTGATGAGATGCCTCTTGAGAAGTTCATCGGCCGCGGCCTTGTCCTGGACGTTCGCGCCGGGGACGGGCCGGTAAAGCTCGACGAGATTCCAGATGAAGGATATTTTGACAGGGTGGTGCTGTTCTTAACTGGAGGGAGGGAGCTCTCGCCGGAGGTTGCGCTGTTCCTGGTGGCCGAGGGGGCAAAAGCCGTCGGAACCGACGCGATGAGCATCGGCGACGACGCCGTTCACAGAATACTCCTAAGCGCGGAGGTGCCCGTGTTCGAGAACCTGGCCAACCTGGAACTTCTCGTGGGCAGGGAGTTCACATTCATGGCATTCCCACTTAAGATCGAAGGTGGTTCCGGGAGTCCCGTGAGGGCTGTGGCCTTTGTGGAGTGA
- a CDS encoding adenosylhomocysteinase: protein MECTKDYCIKNLNLAPEGERKIDWVSRFMPVLQAIRKEFEEKKPFKGVRIATTLHLEMKTAFLLLTLKAGGAEVSAAASNPLSTQDDVVAALAKAGVKVYAIRGEDREQYYEFMHKALDIEPNIIIDDGADMISTLMRERQELVDNVWGASEETTTGVIRLRAMENDGVLKFPIIAVNDSYTKYLFDNRYGTGQSTWDGILRTTNLLIAGKNVVVVGYGWCGRGIAMRAKGLGATVIVVEVDPIRALEARMDGFLVMDMKEAAKVGDIFVTSTGDIKCIRGEHFRVMKDGVILANAGHFDVEIWKPDLEALAVEINQPRPNITEYKLKDGRRLYLLAEGRLVNLAAADGHPAEIMDMSFALQAKAAEYILNNHERLEPKVYVLPREIDEMVARIKLNAMGIKIEELTEEQRKYLESWEHGT, encoded by the coding sequence GTGGAGTGCACGAAGGATTACTGCATTAAGAACCTCAATCTTGCTCCGGAAGGCGAGAGAAAAATAGACTGGGTCTCCCGGTTTATGCCGGTTCTTCAGGCGATAAGGAAGGAGTTTGAGGAGAAGAAACCCTTCAAGGGAGTCAGAATCGCGACAACGCTGCACCTTGAGATGAAAACGGCTTTCCTGCTCCTTACTCTGAAGGCAGGGGGGGCAGAGGTTTCCGCCGCCGCGAGCAACCCCCTCTCAACCCAGGACGACGTCGTCGCGGCACTGGCAAAGGCAGGCGTCAAGGTCTATGCCATTAGAGGAGAGGATCGGGAGCAGTACTACGAGTTCATGCACAAAGCTCTGGACATAGAGCCCAACATAATCATAGACGACGGGGCCGACATGATAAGCACCCTGATGAGGGAGAGGCAGGAGCTCGTTGATAACGTATGGGGCGCGAGCGAGGAAACCACCACAGGAGTGATAAGGCTCCGTGCGATGGAGAATGACGGCGTTCTGAAGTTCCCCATTATAGCCGTGAACGACAGCTATACCAAGTACCTCTTTGACAACCGCTACGGCACCGGCCAGTCAACGTGGGACGGAATCCTTAGGACGACGAACCTCCTCATAGCGGGCAAGAACGTCGTCGTTGTCGGCTACGGCTGGTGCGGAAGGGGCATAGCGATGAGGGCTAAAGGCCTCGGGGCTACCGTCATAGTCGTCGAGGTTGACCCGATTAGAGCGTTAGAGGCGAGGATGGACGGCTTCCTCGTCATGGACATGAAGGAAGCCGCCAAGGTCGGAGACATCTTCGTCACCTCGACGGGCGACATCAAGTGCATCCGGGGAGAGCACTTCAGGGTCATGAAGGACGGTGTAATCCTCGCCAACGCCGGCCACTTCGACGTTGAGATATGGAAGCCGGACCTTGAGGCACTTGCAGTTGAAATAAACCAGCCCAGGCCGAACATAACCGAGTACAAGCTCAAAGATGGAAGGAGGCTCTATCTCCTCGCGGAGGGCAGGCTTGTAAATCTCGCCGCGGCAGACGGGCACCCAGCGGAAATAATGGATATGAGCTTCGCTCTGCAGGCGAAGGCGGCCGAATACATACTGAACAACCACGAGAGGCTTGAGCCAAAGGTCTACGTCCTTCCAAGGGAGATAGACGAGATGGTGGCAAGGATCAAGCTGAACGCCATGGGAATAAAAATCGAGGAGCTCACGGAGGAGCAGAGGAAATACCTGGAGAGCTGGGAGCACGGGACTTAA
- the tsaA gene encoding tRNA (N6-threonylcarbamoyladenosine(37)-N6)-methyltransferase TrmO, translated as MDFEPFKLVPVGYVRKNGETLIEIAPEFREALDGLHEGDWIKLILWFHASDTPERRNVLKVHPYNNPENPLRGVFATRSPVRPNPLAIYAVRINRIEENRLYIDWIDAMEGTPVLDIKILVERLDCPGETPVPEEELDIPSSRQIGEVNLIPRKSEHLDELEEVSPEEYEALVLELGPKTSVLTAKELVELIEALMEIYGNLPVEIKDRLRWHRDPR; from the coding sequence ATGGACTTCGAACCCTTCAAACTCGTTCCCGTCGGCTACGTGAGGAAGAACGGGGAGACCCTCATCGAAATTGCCCCGGAGTTCAGAGAAGCCCTCGATGGCCTCCACGAGGGCGACTGGATAAAGCTGATCCTATGGTTCCACGCCAGCGACACCCCGGAAAGGAGGAACGTCCTGAAGGTTCACCCCTACAACAACCCGGAAAATCCGCTCAGAGGAGTTTTTGCCACGCGCTCACCGGTCAGGCCAAACCCTCTGGCGATTTACGCGGTGAGAATAAACCGCATCGAGGAGAACAGGCTCTACATCGACTGGATAGACGCGATGGAGGGGACGCCTGTCCTTGACATCAAGATTCTCGTGGAGAGGCTTGACTGCCCGGGAGAGACTCCTGTTCCGGAGGAGGAGCTTGATATACCCTCATCGAGGCAGATAGGAGAGGTCAACCTGATACCCCGGAAGAGCGAGCACCTCGACGAGCTGGAGGAGGTCTCGCCCGAGGAGTACGAGGCGCTGGTCCTTGAGCTGGGGCCAAAGACATCCGTGCTTACGGCGAAAGAGCTGGTGGAACTCATCGAGGCGCTGATGGAGATATATGGGAATCTGCCGGTTGAGATAAAGGATCGGCTGAGGTGGCACCGCGATCCAAGGTGA
- a CDS encoding HD domain-containing protein: MSLLDLFLEAGNLKRLPRTGWLLRGVSNPESIADHSYRVALITLFLADELKANGVEIDVERALKIALLHDLAEARVTDIPLTAQYYLDKGKAEKKAVMELFIKTSTPREYFRLWREYEEGLSLEGRLVKFADRLEMLIQALEYERAGFSNLGEFWKAVDSLRKSEFYGHFREIVEELAEGRKEER; this comes from the coding sequence ATGTCCCTTCTTGACCTTTTCCTGGAAGCCGGAAACCTGAAGAGGCTTCCCAGGACTGGCTGGCTCCTGCGGGGTGTTTCTAACCCCGAGAGCATAGCAGACCACAGCTACCGAGTGGCGTTGATAACCCTCTTTCTGGCCGACGAGCTGAAGGCTAATGGCGTTGAGATAGACGTTGAGCGGGCCCTCAAGATAGCCCTTCTCCACGACCTGGCGGAGGCGAGGGTCACAGACATACCCCTGACGGCGCAGTACTACCTCGACAAGGGCAAGGCCGAGAAGAAGGCCGTGATGGAGCTCTTCATCAAAACATCGACTCCGAGGGAGTACTTCAGGCTGTGGAGGGAGTACGAGGAGGGGCTTAGCTTGGAGGGCAGGCTCGTGAAGTTCGCCGACAGGCTGGAGATGCTGATTCAGGCGCTCGAATACGAAAGGGCCGGCTTTTCCAATCTCGGCGAGTTCTGGAAGGCCGTGGATTCCCTCCGGAAGAGCGAGTTCTACGGGCACTTCCGGGAGATTGTTGAGGAGCTGGCTGAAGGGAGAAAAGAGGAACGGTAG
- a CDS encoding GTP-binding protein → MPKRVKLGHHYYYIVTVDELNSGGFRGKNVVIEGTIEDKPLVEFLPMELPGYRTTFKVSGLRVEFSGSPCLGKGEWVKVYGRFLGDCIMASAIETERTLYTTEE, encoded by the coding sequence ATGCCCAAGCGGGTCAAACTGGGTCATCATTACTATTACATCGTTACGGTTGATGAGCTGAATTCCGGCGGTTTTCGCGGTAAGAACGTCGTCATCGAGGGCACCATCGAGGACAAACCCCTGGTGGAGTTCCTCCCCATGGAGTTGCCTGGATACAGAACCACCTTTAAAGTTTCCGGGCTCAGGGTGGAGTTCTCTGGAAGTCCGTGCCTCGGAAAGGGCGAGTGGGTGAAGGTCTACGGCCGCTTTCTCGGCGACTGCATAATGGCCAGCGCCATTGAAACTGAAAGAACTCTCTACACGACGGAGGAGTGA
- a CDS encoding Era-like GTP-binding protein encodes MIKVAIIGAENVGKSTLMNALIGGKISEVEDLPGTTKGTIRRRFGKLKIPKSMKNPLGGADEFVLIDTAGLFDPQKELRGKVLSEEKFREIINEIVSSDIIIHMVDATVGLHRGMEKLHHMLKFRYEKPIIVVINKIDLVPQEKVEEIRQIIKKRLEQDAIPLSLVTYEGFNELIRRLAYYAQYV; translated from the coding sequence ATGATAAAGGTTGCGATTATCGGTGCCGAGAACGTCGGCAAGTCAACGCTCATGAACGCCCTCATAGGAGGTAAAATATCGGAGGTGGAGGACCTCCCCGGGACGACCAAGGGGACGATACGGAGACGCTTCGGAAAGCTCAAGATACCGAAGAGCATGAAGAACCCCCTCGGAGGAGCCGACGAGTTCGTCCTCATAGACACCGCCGGACTCTTTGACCCCCAGAAGGAGCTGAGGGGCAAAGTTCTGAGCGAGGAGAAGTTCAGGGAGATAATCAACGAGATAGTCTCGTCTGACATAATCATCCACATGGTCGATGCCACGGTCGGCCTGCACAGGGGCATGGAGAAGCTTCACCACATGCTCAAGTTCCGCTACGAGAAGCCGATAATCGTTGTCATCAACAAGATAGATCTCGTTCCACAGGAGAAGGTGGAGGAGATAAGGCAGATAATAAAGAAGCGCCTTGAGCAGGATGCAATACCCCTGTCACTGGTCACCTACGAGGGGTTCAACGAGCTAATCAGGAGGCTGGCGTATTACGCACAGTACGTCTAG
- a CDS encoding secondary thiamine-phosphate synthase enzyme YjbQ — protein MLFEVKVPTEKKFQVVDITDEIQHLVWKSDVTSGIAVVFTTHTTTGLVINENESGLLEDIKAKMKELVPRGAGYSHDRIDSNAHSHLRATLFLNPEVVVPIDNGELLLGTWQRILFIELDGPRHRKVLVKICRC, from the coding sequence ATGCTGTTTGAGGTTAAGGTTCCCACGGAGAAGAAGTTCCAGGTGGTTGACATAACCGACGAGATTCAGCACCTCGTGTGGAAGAGCGACGTGACCTCTGGTATAGCCGTTGTCTTCACCACCCACACCACGACGGGACTGGTAATAAACGAAAACGAAAGTGGATTGCTTGAGGACATTAAGGCAAAGATGAAAGAGCTCGTTCCTAGAGGGGCAGGATATTCCCACGACCGCATAGACAGCAACGCCCACTCACACCTGAGGGCGACCCTCTTTCTGAATCCAGAGGTCGTCGTCCCGATAGATAACGGCGAACTGCTCCTCGGAACCTGGCAGAGAATCCTGTTCATTGAGCTGGACGGCCCGAGACACCGAAAGGTTCTGGTGAAAATCTGCAGGTGCTAG
- a CDS encoding TRM11 family SAM-dependent methyltransferase: MYAAIFGKNPRLSEAEFHAFTKRFNLKVNIIEADRDWMVFDSSSKIERYFHWLGGSLKLVKILGEGEDAIKDLEYAKLFTVSLYGRNDWKLWRKLGSAVKREFRVEGPSKFFKPAKVYAMPAELILKGFPEVKDFVFLFREDGSFLVGETVKVTDPFELKKLDVERPIQRPILSIPPRLARIMVNLTEVRKGAFLDPFCGIGTIVQEFVLQGLNAYGSDRDPERISEAKKNLAWLRKEFRIKNSAHLEVCDARKLRRCFRQRFDAVVTEPYLGKPLKRNPGRGEAIKLANELDRFYYSVFESFGDVLKRNGRVVFVFPAYRLSGGGIYRKERKWLTKLGFEVLGKYTDYEERHRLVRDIHVLRYRG, translated from the coding sequence ATGTACGCCGCGATATTTGGAAAAAATCCCCGCCTGAGTGAGGCAGAGTTTCACGCGTTCACGAAAAGGTTTAACCTAAAGGTGAATATTATCGAGGCAGACCGTGACTGGATGGTATTTGACTCAAGCTCAAAGATCGAGAGGTACTTCCACTGGCTCGGTGGCTCTCTCAAGTTGGTGAAGATCCTTGGTGAAGGCGAAGATGCCATAAAAGACCTGGAATACGCGAAGCTCTTCACCGTGAGCCTCTACGGCAGGAACGACTGGAAGCTCTGGAGGAAGCTGGGGAGCGCGGTAAAGAGGGAGTTCAGAGTGGAAGGCCCCTCAAAGTTCTTCAAGCCGGCTAAAGTTTACGCGATGCCAGCAGAGCTAATCCTGAAAGGCTTCCCCGAAGTTAAGGACTTCGTATTCCTCTTTAGGGAAGACGGAAGCTTTCTCGTAGGCGAGACAGTAAAGGTCACCGACCCGTTTGAGCTGAAGAAGCTCGACGTTGAGAGGCCCATCCAGAGACCGATACTCTCAATCCCTCCCAGGCTCGCGAGGATAATGGTGAACCTGACGGAGGTGAGGAAGGGCGCCTTCCTCGACCCATTCTGCGGCATAGGGACAATCGTCCAGGAGTTCGTCCTGCAAGGGTTAAACGCCTATGGAAGCGACCGCGACCCGGAGAGAATAAGCGAAGCCAAGAAGAACCTTGCATGGCTCAGAAAGGAGTTCCGGATCAAAAACTCGGCACACCTTGAGGTCTGCGACGCGAGGAAGCTGAGGCGGTGCTTCCGCCAGCGGTTCGACGCGGTAGTCACCGAGCCATACCTCGGGAAGCCCCTCAAAAGGAACCCGGGCAGGGGGGAGGCGATAAAGCTCGCCAACGAGCTGGACAGGTTCTATTATTCCGTCTTCGAGAGCTTCGGAGATGTTCTCAAGAGAAACGGGAGGGTGGTCTTCGTCTTCCCTGCCTACAGGCTGAGCGGAGGGGGAATATACAGGAAGGAGAGGAAGTGGCTGACCAAGCTCGGCTTTGAAGTCCTTGGAAAGTACACCGACTATGAGGAGAGGCACCGCCTGGTTAGGGACATCCACGTGCTGAGGTACCGGGGCTAA
- a CDS encoding CoA-binding protein encodes MVRIMPVDRLSDDEIREILTKYRKIALVGASPKPQRDANDVMRYLLEHGYEVYPVNPRYSEVLGRKCYPSVLDIPDDVEIVDLFIRPEFTMDYVEQAVKKGAKVVWFQFNTYNREAFKKAKEAGLIVVAHRCIKQEHARLL; translated from the coding sequence ATGGTCAGGATAATGCCCGTTGACAGGCTGAGCGACGATGAGATTAGGGAGATTTTGACAAAGTACAGAAAGATCGCCCTCGTGGGCGCTTCACCGAAGCCCCAACGCGACGCAAACGACGTGATGCGCTACCTCCTCGAACACGGCTATGAGGTCTATCCAGTCAACCCCCGCTATTCCGAAGTCCTCGGAAGGAAGTGCTACCCGAGTGTTCTCGATATCCCTGATGACGTCGAGATAGTCGACCTCTTCATAAGGCCGGAGTTCACGATGGACTACGTCGAGCAGGCGGTAAAGAAGGGCGCAAAGGTCGTCTGGTTCCAGTTCAACACCTACAACAGGGAGGCGTTCAAAAAGGCCAAGGAGGCCGGTTTAATAGTTGTGGCACATAGATGCATAAAGCAGGAGCACGCGAGGCTCCTTTAG
- a CDS encoding NfeD family protein: protein MKRIKAGNLLKLLALMADEVIVGIFIFLILPGVGIEIPLWAGLPLMLLLLAKDFLIAPFVLGGGADKRPETGPESLMGRTALVVEDLSPEGVVKIDGELWKARCLNGTAKAGEGVRVVSVRGTKVLVERRG from the coding sequence ATGAAGCGTATAAAAGCTGGGAATCTTCTCAAGCTCCTCGCGCTGATGGCCGACGAGGTAATAGTCGGCATTTTTATCTTTCTGATACTCCCAGGGGTGGGGATAGAGATCCCCCTCTGGGCGGGATTGCCCCTGATGCTACTTCTTCTGGCCAAGGACTTTCTAATAGCCCCCTTCGTTCTCGGCGGTGGAGCGGACAAAAGGCCCGAAACCGGCCCCGAGAGTCTGATGGGGAGGACTGCCCTCGTTGTTGAAGACCTTTCACCTGAGGGAGTCGTCAAAATTGACGGGGAGCTCTGGAAGGCGAGATGCTTAAACGGAACCGCAAAGGCCGGCGAGGGGGTCAGGGTGGTATCAGTTCGGGGCACTAAGGTGCTCGTGGAACGCCGAGGGTGA
- a CDS encoding M48 family metallopeptidase — protein MLRVRRRPVKYARLEVRPDGTVVVTAPDGFDVDALIERHRGWLEGKLAEIEGLREIAESGFPINGEFYGVIHGRKPKVHERFKTVVLSPNPSDVLDCLKKILRRELLPLVDSYAHRMGVKYGKVYIRHQKSRWGSCSPRGNLNFNVRLIALPRELREYVVVHELAHLKHMNHSKAFWQLVERFYPDYKTARKELKKWWTIVELNPYWKWLARGEV, from the coding sequence ATGCTGAGGGTTCGCCGTCGGCCGGTTAAGTACGCGAGGCTTGAGGTGAGGCCGGACGGGACGGTCGTGGTCACGGCTCCGGATGGCTTCGACGTCGATGCCCTGATCGAGAGGCACCGCGGCTGGCTTGAGGGCAAGCTGGCCGAGATAGAGGGCCTTCGCGAGATAGCTGAGTCGGGCTTTCCCATCAACGGCGAGTTCTACGGGGTCATCCACGGGAGAAAGCCCAAGGTTCACGAGCGGTTCAAGACCGTCGTCCTCTCACCCAATCCCAGCGATGTCCTTGACTGCCTGAAGAAAATCCTCCGAAGGGAACTCCTGCCCCTTGTGGATTCCTACGCCCACAGGATGGGAGTTAAATATGGAAAGGTCTATATTCGCCATCAAAAGAGCCGGTGGGGGAGCTGTTCCCCCAGGGGGAACCTGAACTTCAACGTCCGTCTTATAGCCCTTCCTAGGGAGCTTAGGGAGTACGTTGTAGTCCATGAGCTTGCCCATCTGAAGCACATGAACCACTCGAAGGCCTTCTGGCAGCTCGTCGAAAGGTTCTACCCCGACTACAAAACCGCGAGGAAGGAGCTCAAGAAGTGGTGGACGATAGTCGAGCTGAACCCGTACTGGAAGTGGCTGGCCAGGGGCGAGGTTTAA
- a CDS encoding SPL family radical SAM protein: MKVRVIERRAKSIYTRSKIPGVEWAVNQYVGCAFACEYCYAKFLTRWKDYGRWGSWVEVKTNAPDLARKHVSGSIVMSTVSDPYQPIEAELKLTRKVLRYMDKRNELSVLTKSPLATRDIDLFKEFRTIEVGLTINGFRGREKRLFEPLTPVHEARVNALKELREAGLKTYVFVSPIIPEITDVSAIVEDTRGFADYYFFEVLNLRASGREFQELLRDEYPESYEVLTDGSAFEEFLWELKKEIRGLHVKAGGIETHRGGWEFIEP, translated from the coding sequence ATGAAGGTTCGGGTCATAGAGAGGCGCGCCAAGAGCATCTACACCAGATCCAAAATTCCTGGCGTAGAGTGGGCGGTCAACCAGTACGTCGGCTGTGCCTTCGCCTGTGAGTACTGCTACGCCAAGTTTCTAACGAGGTGGAAGGACTACGGGAGATGGGGGAGCTGGGTCGAGGTCAAGACCAACGCGCCCGACCTAGCTAGAAAGCACGTTTCCGGGAGCATCGTCATGTCAACGGTGAGCGACCCGTATCAGCCGATAGAGGCCGAGTTAAAGCTCACCCGGAAGGTTCTGAGGTACATGGACAAGAGGAACGAACTCTCGGTGCTCACCAAGTCCCCCCTGGCAACCCGGGACATCGACCTTTTCAAGGAGTTCCGAACGATAGAGGTCGGCCTCACGATAAACGGCTTTAGGGGTAGAGAAAAGAGGCTCTTCGAACCTCTAACGCCGGTTCACGAGGCGAGGGTTAATGCCCTTAAGGAACTCCGCGAGGCGGGCCTGAAGACGTACGTCTTCGTCAGCCCCATAATTCCAGAGATAACTGACGTCTCCGCCATAGTAGAGGACACGAGGGGCTTTGCGGACTACTACTTCTTCGAGGTGCTCAACCTCCGCGCCTCCGGAAGGGAATTCCAGGAGCTCCTCCGCGATGAGTACCCGGAAAGCTACGAGGTTCTGACCGATGGCAGTGCCTTTGAAGAGTTTCTGTGGGAGCTGAAGAAGGAGATAAGAGGCCTACACGTGAAGGCGGGGGGAATAGAGACCCACAGGGGAGGCTGGGAGTTCATAGAGCCCTGA
- a CDS encoding diacylglycerol/polyprenol kinase family protein has protein sequence MNRIPRRELVRKGWHVLPGILGAPIIVFTPKWVTLVVVWFFAFLYTLQHLKLLRGWSFTVPIADLSYRTMAREDERDNFLGSFLLWVTMAIICTVFPKIAALSALWVSTFGDCCNAIAGQLLGGPRIPWNRRKTLIGSTVMLAVSILALWASHRVLELDPSPAIIMGVAMVATLLESLPLQSAYDEFTVPFSTAFLVWLAYGGALLSPTW, from the coding sequence ATGAACCGCATTCCACGAAGGGAGCTCGTGAGAAAGGGCTGGCACGTCCTCCCCGGGATCCTCGGTGCCCCTATAATCGTCTTCACCCCGAAGTGGGTTACCTTGGTGGTCGTCTGGTTCTTCGCCTTTCTCTACACGCTCCAGCACCTCAAGCTCCTCCGCGGCTGGAGCTTTACCGTGCCCATAGCAGACCTGAGCTACAGGACGATGGCGAGAGAGGACGAGAGGGACAACTTTCTAGGGAGCTTTCTGCTGTGGGTCACAATGGCCATAATCTGCACGGTCTTTCCTAAAATAGCCGCCCTCTCGGCCCTGTGGGTTTCGACCTTCGGCGACTGCTGCAACGCCATAGCCGGCCAGCTCCTCGGAGGGCCGAGAATTCCCTGGAACCGGAGAAAAACCCTCATCGGGAGCACCGTGATGCTGGCGGTTTCAATCCTGGCACTCTGGGCCAGTCACAGGGTTCTTGAGCTTGACCCATCTCCCGCTATCATAATGGGGGTTGCGATGGTCGCAACCCTCCTTGAAAGCCTCCCTCTCCAATCCGCCTACGATGAGTTCACCGTTCCATTCTCAACCGCGTTCCTTGTCTGGCTGGCCTACGGAGGGGCTCTGCTCTCTCCGACGTGGTAA
- a CDS encoding glycerate kinase type-2 family protein — protein sequence MDAETAALEIMNAAIKSADPYRAVRRSISVDGNRLMVFGKELPVRGKIYLLAFGKAACSMARAVVDLLGERIEEGVIVTKHGYAGNCPKLGRLRVIEAGHPVPDGNSLLGGRLGLELAEKVGEDDVLLVLISGGGSALFLLPERGITLEDKIRTNELLLESGAKIYEINTVRKHISAVKGGKLAKRVKGTVISLILSDVVGDPLEAIASGPTVKDPTTFQDAFRILKLYGVWEKLPESVKRHIELGLEGKAEETLKEDLPNVHNFIVGGNTLACESALEKAEELGYNAAILTTTLEGEAREVALAIGSIVQEVARYDRPVPKPAVLIAGGEWTVTIGEKAGLGGPNQEFALSIARKIEGLNAVVLAVDTDGTDGPTDAAGGIVDGKTLGLLREAGIDVEEVLRGHDAYNALEKAGALLKTGPTGTNVNSLVIAVIPSPATPSGNTKS from the coding sequence ATGGACGCCGAAACCGCCGCGTTGGAGATTATGAACGCGGCTATCAAGAGTGCCGACCCCTACAGGGCAGTGCGTAGGAGCATCAGCGTCGATGGAAACCGCCTGATGGTTTTTGGAAAGGAACTTCCAGTACGGGGAAAAATCTATCTTCTGGCCTTCGGCAAGGCCGCCTGTTCAATGGCGCGAGCGGTGGTTGACCTCCTCGGAGAGAGGATTGAGGAAGGAGTAATAGTCACCAAGCACGGCTACGCCGGAAACTGCCCCAAGCTGGGAAGGCTGAGGGTCATTGAGGCCGGACATCCCGTTCCGGACGGGAACTCCCTCCTGGGTGGAAGGCTCGGCCTCGAACTGGCCGAGAAGGTTGGGGAGGATGACGTCCTCCTCGTCCTTATCTCCGGTGGCGGAAGTGCGCTCTTCCTCCTCCCGGAGAGGGGGATAACCCTGGAGGACAAAATTAGAACGAACGAGCTCCTTCTGGAGAGCGGGGCAAAGATATACGAGATAAACACAGTGAGGAAGCACATCTCTGCGGTTAAAGGCGGTAAGCTGGCAAAACGTGTAAAAGGTACCGTGATAAGTCTCATCCTCTCGGACGTCGTTGGCGACCCGCTTGAGGCGATAGCCTCTGGTCCGACCGTAAAGGACCCCACCACATTCCAGGACGCCTTCAGGATACTGAAGCTCTACGGCGTCTGGGAGAAGCTTCCAGAGAGTGTTAAGAGGCACATCGAGCTGGGACTTGAGGGAAAAGCCGAGGAAACCCTCAAGGAAGATCTGCCCAACGTCCACAACTTCATAGTTGGAGGCAACACCCTCGCCTGTGAATCTGCCCTGGAGAAGGCGGAGGAACTCGGCTACAACGCGGCGATACTCACAACGACCCTCGAAGGGGAGGCCAGGGAGGTAGCTTTAGCGATAGGCTCTATAGTCCAGGAGGTAGCCAGATACGACCGCCCGGTTCCAAAGCCCGCCGTCCTGATAGCCGGCGGAGAGTGGACAGTGACCATCGGGGAGAAGGCCGGCCTCGGCGGACCGAACCAGGAGTTTGCCCTGAGCATTGCCCGGAAGATAGAGGGGCTGAACGCCGTCGTCCTGGCGGTTGACACCGACGGGACGGACGGGCCGACCGACGCCGCCGGCGGGATAGTGGACGGGAAAACGCTTGGGCTTCTAAGGGAAGCGGGAATCGACGTCGAGGAAGTCCTCAGGGGGCACGACGCATATAATGCGCTGGAAAAGGCCGGCGCGCTCCTCAAAACAGGACCGACCGGAACGAACGTGAACTCTCTGGTTATAGCGGTCATACCAAGTCCTGCCACTCCCTCTGGAAATACAAAATCATGA